The stretch of DNA CTCGACGCCGGCCTCATGCAAGGCCACCATCTGGTCCACCCAGACACTCATGGCCGCACGATCCAGCCCCTTGCCATCCGCCGTCAGCAGCGCGCTACCGATCTTAACGACCCAACGCTGCGCACCTGTCACCTTGCTCCGCATCATCTTCAACCTTAGATAGAGGGCCGCGCGACCCAGCGCCGCCCATAACGTTATTCGTGACTACCGATTTCCAGATACCAAAACGCCGCTCGATTGAGCGGCGCTTAAGTTTACTGCAACGAATCAGTCGCGCACGTAAATGATTTCCGGACCATCTTCATCATCCACGTCTTCCTCGTCCCAATCATCGTCACCGATATCATGGACCGACTTGACGCCACTGCGACGCAGGGCACGCTGATCATCCAGCGCCTGCAACTGGGCACGAGCCTCGTCTTCGATGCGCTGATCCAGTTCAGCCAGCTCGGCCTTGTAGACAGGGTCGGCGGCCAGGCGATCGGCACGGTCTTCGAGGTAACGCATGATGTCGCGAGTCAGGCGCTCAGTGCCTTCTTTGGCAATGGCCGAGATCACGTAGACCGGACCGGTCCATTCCAGGCGATCAACGATCTCCTTGACGCGCTCTTCGTGCTCTTCCTCGAGGATCTGGTCGCACTTGTTCAGCACCAACCAGCGATCACGCTCAGCCAGGGACGGGCTGAACTTGGTCAGCTCGCTGACGATCACTTCAGCAGCGTCCGGTGCACTGGTGTCATCCAGCGGCGCCATGTCGACGAGGTGCAGCAGCAAACGGGTGCGGGACAAGTGCTTGAGGAAACGGATCCCCAGGCCTGCGCCGTCGGAAGCGCCTTCGATCAGGCCCGGAATGTCCGCAACCACGAAGCTTTTCCAGCGGTCGACGCTGACCACACCCAGGTTCGGCACCAGGGTAGTGAACGGGTAATCGGCGACTTTCGGCTTGGCAGCAGACACCGAGCGAATGAACGTACTTTTGCCGGCGTTCGGCAAGCCCAGCAGGCCCACATCAGCCAGTACCTTCATTTCCAGCTTCAGGTCACGCTGCTCGCCTGGCTTGCCCGGCGTGGTCTGGCGTGGCGCACGGTTGGTACTGGACTTGAAACGGGTGTTACCCAGACCGTGCCAGCCGCCATGAGCCACCAGCAGGCGCTGACCGGCTTTGGTCAGGTCACCAATGACTTCCTGGGTTGCGGAGTCGATCACGGTGGTGCCGACCGGAACCCGCAGTACCAGCTCTTCGCCTTTTTTACCGGTGCAGTCGGTGCTGCCGCCGTTGGAGCCACGCTCGGCATCAAAATGCCGGGTGTAACGGTAGTCCACCAGGGTGTTGAGGTTTTCGTCGGCGATCATGTAGACCGAGCCGCCATCACCACCATCACCACCGTTAGGACCACCGTTTTCGATGAATTTTTCCCGACGGAAACTCATGCAACCGTTACCGCCGTCGCCAGCTTTTACTCGGATCGAAACTTCATCAACGAACTTCATAACAAAACGCCTCTCGCCACACGGACGAGCTTAAGAAACCAAGACATAAGACTCTTGCAAAAATGAGCGCAGCGACCTCAAGCAACGACCGCAAATCCACTGCTTTCGCCCATCACAAACAGCTTTGCAAGAGACTCACCCCACAAACGAAAAAGCCCCGTCGCGAGACAGGGCTTTTCCAGCAACTACGTAATTATGCCGCGACGACTTCAGTCTTCGGGACAATGCTCACGTAACGGCGGTTGAAAGCGCCTTTTACTTCAAACTTGATCACGCCGTCGATTTTAGCGAACAGAGTGTGATCTTTACCCATGCCAACACCGTAACCGGCGTGGAATTGGGTGCCGCGCTGACGCACGATGATGTTGCCCGGAATGATAACCTGGCCGCCATACATCTTCACGCCAAGGCGTTTGGCTTCTGAGTCGCGACCGTTACGGGTACTACCACCAGCTTTTTTGTGTGCCATGAGTCAATTCTCCTAGTGAGGAATTAGGCTGAAATTAAGCCTGAATACCGGTGATTTTGATCTCGGTGTACCACTGGCGGTGGCCCATACGCTTCATGTGGTGCTTACGACGACGGAACTTGATGATGCGGACTTTATCGTGACGACCTTGGGAGATCACTTCAGCCACAACGGTAGCGCCTGCAACAACTGGAGCGCCGATGTTCACGTCATCGCCATTGGCGACCAACAGAACGCGATCAAAAGTAACGGATTCGCCAGTAGCGATTTCCAGCTTCTCGATCTTCAGGTATTCACCTGGGGCGACCTTGTATTGCTTGCCACCAGTAACAATTACTGCGTACGACATGGTATTTCTCCGATAATCCTGCTCACCCAGCGCTTTATAAGAAGAGGTATTGGCTGGCATGGCTGCATGGGATGGACGTCCCGAATGCAATTGCGTAAGGCAGGTGCTGCCCAGGAAGTTCAGGGTGCGCGATTGTACGCAAGCTATGGAGGTGTTGCAAGTAGCCGTCTATCGCGCCTTGACACTACGGGACGTGGGTCCTAGCATGCCGCGCAACCCTTCTGGAGCGACTGTCGCTGATGCAACCCCAAGCTTTCTACCGCGCGGTGGCGGACGATTTTAGCGCCGTCGACGGCATCATCAAGAAGCAGCTGACTTCTAAAGTGCCGCTGGTCTCCAAAATTGGCGACTACATTACGTCGGCCGGCGGTAAACGCCTGCGTCCTTTATTAGTGTTGCTGTGTGGCAAGGCCCTGGGCCGCGAAGGCGATGACCTGCGCCTGCTGGCCGCGACCATCGAGTTCCTGCACACCGCCACCCTGCTGCACGACGACGTGGTCGACATGTCCGGCATGCGCCGTGGTCGCGAGACGGCCAACGCGATGTGGGGCAACGCGCCGAGCGTGCTGGTGGGCGACTTCCTGTACTCGCGCTCGTTCGAAATGATGGTCGAGCTGGGCTCGATGCCGGTGATGAAGATTCTTTCACAGGCCACGCGCATCATCGCCGAAGGCGAAGTGTTGCAGCTGTCGAAGGTTCGCGACGCCAGCACCACCGAAGAAACCTACATGGAAGTGATTCGCGGCAAAACCGCGATGCTCTTCGAAGCCTCAACCCATAGCGCCGCCGCCCTGTGCGAAGCAACGCCCGAGCAGAGCGAAGCCCTGCGCACCTTCGGCGATCACCTGGGCGTGGCCTTCCAGCTCGTGGACGACCTGCTGGACTATCGCGGCGACGCCGAAACCCTGGGCAAGAACGTCGGTGACGACCTGGCCGAGGGCAAGCCGACCTTGCCACTGATCTACACCATGCGCGAAGGCACGCCGGAACAGGCCGCCCTGGTGCGCAAGGCGATCCAGAAAGGCGGGATCGAAGACCTGGAAAGCATCCGCGAAGCCGTGGAAGCCTCGGGTTCCCTCGAATACACCGCGCAACTGGCCCGTGACTACGTGGCTCGCGCGATCCAATGCCTGGAAGCCCTTCCAGCCAGCGAATACCGGGACGCCCTGGTTGAGCTGAGTGAGTTCGCGGTCGCCCGTACTCACTGATTCTGCTCTGCTCCATGCAGGAGCTGGCTTGCCTGCGATTGCATCACCGCGGTGTAACAGACAAACCGAGGTGCCTGCATCGCAGGCAAGCCAGCTCCCACAGCGTTCCCTGGCGTTGCTGCCCCCTGCCCGGCTAAAACCCTATACAATGTGCGCTTTTTAGCCATCCTGAAACCAAAGGAGCTTTAGTGAGCACGTTGCCACCCTGCCCGAAATGCAATTCCGAATACACCTACGAAGATGGCGCCCAGCTGATTTGCCCGGAATGCGCCCATGAGTGGGCCGTCGGCGGCGAAGCCGAGGCGACCAGCGATGAATCCGTGAAAAAAGACTCTGTGGGCAACGTCCTGCAGGACGGCGACACCATCACCGTGATCAAGGACCTCAAGGTCAAGGGCACGTCCCTGGTGGTCAAGGTCGGCACCAAGGTCAAGAACATCCGCCTGTGCGATGGCGACCACGATATCGACTGCAAGATCGACGGTATCGGCCCGATGAAACTCAAGTCCGAGTTCGTCCGCAAGGTCTGAATATGCTGCCTCCATCCCGTGCCCTGCACGGGATGGCGCTTCACCCTCCCCGCGTCAGTTCCGCACTGGCGGCAAAAGGCCAGGCCTTTTGATCAAAAACAATATCCACACAGAAAAGTCCGGAAATGGCCAATAGGGACTTGCTATTCTACGAATAAGAATTATTCTCATTGAAACCCATCAAGGAGATACTTCCCATGACTTATTTGATCGATGCCTGGCTGGACCGTCCACACCCTTACCTGCGAATCCTCCATCGGGAAACCGGGGAAGTCTGCGCGGTGCTGGAAGAAGAGGCGTTAAGCGAACTGCAGGATCAGGGCGACCTGGACGTCAATGGCCTGAGTTCCAGTGAGCCCGGGGTGCTGAAGGAAGTGGTGAGAAATCTGTTTCTGTTCTGCTATGCCCGAGCGTTGCGCCCGGTGACGGATCTCAATGGCAAGTTTCATCCATGAGCAACCGCGCAAAACACTGCAGGAGCGAGCAGGCTCGCTCCTGCAGGTAAGGTCTTACAGAACGTCGAGCAGCTCGACGTCAAACACCAGAACGCTGTGTGGCGGGATGCTGCCAACGCCTTGAGCGCCGTAAGCCAGTTCGCTCGGCACGTACAGGCGCCATTTGCTGCCGGCATTCATCAGTTGCAGGGCTTCGGTCCAGCCGGCGATCACGCCGCCAACCGGGAATTCCGCAGGCTGGCCGCGCTCGTAGGAGCTGTCGAACACAGTGCCGTCGATCAGGGTGCCGTGGTAGTGAGTACGCACCTGGTCTTCACGGGTCGGCTTGGCGCCGCTACCTGCAGTCAGCACTTCAAATTGCAGGCCGGAAGCCAGGGTGGTGATGCCGTCACGCTTGGCGTTTTCAGCCAGGAAAGCCAGGCCTTCGCCAGCAGCAGCTTCAGCCTTTGCAGCGGCTTCGGCTTGCATGATTTCGCGGATGACCTTGAAGCTGGCGGCCATTTGCTCCTGGTCCACACGGCTAGGCTTGCCGGCAAAAGCGTCGGTCAGGCCAGCCAGGATCGCGTCCAGGCTCACGCCCGGTGGCGGGTTGTCGCGCAGCTGGTCGCCCAACTGACGGCCAATGCCGTAGCTCACGCGGGTTTCGTCGGTGGACAGATTAACTTCGGACATGGAAAGGCTCCGCTGTAGGACGACACAGGTGCCGTCCAAACTAAAAGGGCGAGCAGACTAGCACACAAGCCACGCCCTTGATGAGCCCCGCGCAGGAGAGCGCCAGGGGCTGATTAATGCTTGGTAACCTTGTCCAGGTAGCCCATGGCAAACGCCGACACCACGAAGGTCATGTGAATGATCACGTACCATTTCAGGTGCTCGGGATCGACGTTCTTGGCGTCCATGAAGACCCGCAGCAGATGGATCGACGAAATCGCCACGATGGACGCCGCGACCTTCATCTTCAGCGACGAGGAGTCCATGGTCCCCAGCCAGTTGAGCTTCTCCTTGCTTTCGTCGATGTCCAGCTGGGAGACGAAGTTCTCGTAGCCGCTGATCATCACCATCACCAGCAGGCCGCCCACCAGGGCCATGTCGATCAACGACAGCAGCACCAGGATCACATCCGACTCGCTCATGGTGAACACGATGGGAATCACATGAAACACTTCCTGGAAGAACTTCAGGCCCAGCGCCAGCAGCCCCAGGGACAGCCCGAAATAGATCGGCGCCAACAGCCAGCGTGAGGCATACATTGCATTTTCGATAAAGCGTTCCATTGAATCTCACACAGCTTGGCTAAAAATGGCGGCGAGTATACCAGCCGCACCCAAACCCCAGAAACCGTCGAGAAAACTGATCTGTACGGCATCTGTTAAGGAATTTTTCTGCTAGTGTCGAGCTCATCAACTCGGCTCGATGATGTCGGACAGGAAAACTCAGATAATGGATGTGCGATCCCCTTTGGCCAGCCTTGGCCTGTGTGCGGCGTTGCTGATGGGCAGCGGTTGTTCCCCAAGCGATGAACACAAGCAAGCCAGTCTCGAAGAGAAAACCGCCAAGTTCGAACAATCCCTGGACGCCATCCAGGACCCCAAGCTCAAGGACGCCGTGTCCGAGCTCGGAGGCTCGCTGCTGTTGCTGGAACGGGCGCGCGCCAAGCTCGCCACCAAGCCCATCGAGGCCGAGTACAGCGAAGACGCCCTGGCGCTGCTCAAGCATTACCCTACGCCGCAGGCCCTGGTCGATACCTACATCAATGGCCTGTTTGTCCTGCGCAAGGCGTCCCATTCGGACTACCTGACGGACCTGCAGCCGATCTTCCCGTTCAACTTCAACATGCCCGACCAGTTCCCCTTCCCACATGGCCTGGAATGGCAGTCGGTGACCCTGAGCAACAACAAGGTCATCCCGTTCCAGCCGGAATGGTCGGAAACCGACCCGGGCATCCAGTTGAGCCCCACCAGTTCCAACCTGACCAACCCCGATGACCTGACGGTGACCTACCCGTTCGTCGAAGGCGTCGAGACGGAGAACAAAAGCCAGCCGCAGCCCGTCACCCTCAAGGGCAAGGTGGAAGTGATTGCCCCGCGTAAAGTCTTCACCTTCGACTTGTCGAAAAAGGACGTGGGCCGCAAGCGCACCGAAGAAAACGTCACCGTCACCCTGCTGGCCCTGGAAAAGAACTACGCCGAGATCGAACTGACCAACAGCGCCCCGCTGGCGCCGGAAGTCGCGGACGAATCGCCGAACCCGTTGCTGGTGCAGGCTCGTGACACCACCGGGCAATTTCTCTCGCGCTCGGGCTCGATCAACGAAAACGCCGCGCAACTGGCGTTCTACGAGAAGCAACTGGCCGAAATGCAGAAGCAGAAGGGCTGGTCCGACGCCTTCGAGAAACAGCTGGAAGACGAGCAGAAAGCCTTCGAGCTCAAGCAGAACAGCCACTACACCAAGGTGTACTTCAATGGCCTGATCGACAATGTGCAAGTCAGCGTGCTCGACTTTTCCCAGGCCACGGTGACCCGCAAGGACCTGGACCTGCCCGTACGGCGCTTCGACAAGAACAGCCTGGAAAAAACCGTACAGCCGTTGCCGATGCCCGTCACGGTGTATGACGACCAGGCTGCGGATTGGCTCAAGGACGCCACCCTGTCCGAAGACCAACTGAAGAAAAGCGTCACCATCAACCAGTCGGTGGATGACGCCAGTGCGGCGCACGTTGAGTTCGATCACCCCTACACCTTCAACGACGACCTGCTGGGCGAGGACCGCGGCGGCGGCGATGCCCCGGTGACGTTCCTCACCGCCAACGACGAAGGCAAGCTTGGCGAGCCGATCGAACTGCCCGCCGAAGCCTACGAGGTCGACCCGGGGCGCGGCACCATCACCTATGACCTGAACCTGTTCCCTGAAAACCCGGGGTTTGCCGTCGGATCAATGCCGCTGTTCCTGGCGACCATCGAGAAAGGCAGCC from Pseudomonas sp. NC02 encodes:
- a CDS encoding FKBP-type peptidyl-prolyl cis-trans isomerase, coding for MSEVNLSTDETRVSYGIGRQLGDQLRDNPPPGVSLDAILAGLTDAFAGKPSRVDQEQMAASFKVIREIMQAEAAAKAEAAAGEGLAFLAENAKRDGITTLASGLQFEVLTAGSGAKPTREDQVRTHYHGTLIDGTVFDSSYERGQPAEFPVGGVIAGWTEALQLMNAGSKWRLYVPSELAYGAQGVGSIPPHSVLVFDVELLDVL
- a CDS encoding TIGR00645 family protein — its product is MERFIENAMYASRWLLAPIYFGLSLGLLALGLKFFQEVFHVIPIVFTMSESDVILVLLSLIDMALVGGLLVMVMISGYENFVSQLDIDESKEKLNWLGTMDSSSLKMKVAASIVAISSIHLLRVFMDAKNVDPEHLKWYVIIHMTFVVSAFAMGYLDKVTKH
- the rplU gene encoding 50S ribosomal protein L21, whose product is MSYAVIVTGGKQYKVAPGEYLKIEKLEIATGESVTFDRVLLVANGDDVNIGAPVVAGATVVAEVISQGRHDKVRIIKFRRRKHHMKRMGHRQWYTEIKITGIQA
- the cgtA gene encoding Obg family GTPase CgtA, translating into MKFVDEVSIRVKAGDGGNGCMSFRREKFIENGGPNGGDGGDGGSVYMIADENLNTLVDYRYTRHFDAERGSNGGSTDCTGKKGEELVLRVPVGTTVIDSATQEVIGDLTKAGQRLLVAHGGWHGLGNTRFKSSTNRAPRQTTPGKPGEQRDLKLEMKVLADVGLLGLPNAGKSTFIRSVSAAKPKVADYPFTTLVPNLGVVSVDRWKSFVVADIPGLIEGASDGAGLGIRFLKHLSRTRLLLHLVDMAPLDDTSAPDAAEVIVSELTKFSPSLAERDRWLVLNKCDQILEEEHEERVKEIVDRLEWTGPVYVISAIAKEGTERLTRDIMRYLEDRADRLAADPVYKAELAELDQRIEDEARAQLQALDDQRALRRSGVKSVHDIGDDDWDEEDVDDEDGPEIIYVRD
- a CDS encoding zinc ribbon domain-containing protein YjdM, which encodes MSTLPPCPKCNSEYTYEDGAQLICPECAHEWAVGGEAEATSDESVKKDSVGNVLQDGDTITVIKDLKVKGTSLVVKVGTKVKNIRLCDGDHDIDCKIDGIGPMKLKSEFVRKV
- a CDS encoding polyprenyl synthetase family protein, yielding MQPQAFYRAVADDFSAVDGIIKKQLTSKVPLVSKIGDYITSAGGKRLRPLLVLLCGKALGREGDDLRLLAATIEFLHTATLLHDDVVDMSGMRRGRETANAMWGNAPSVLVGDFLYSRSFEMMVELGSMPVMKILSQATRIIAEGEVLQLSKVRDASTTEETYMEVIRGKTAMLFEASTHSAAALCEATPEQSEALRTFGDHLGVAFQLVDDLLDYRGDAETLGKNVGDDLAEGKPTLPLIYTMREGTPEQAALVRKAIQKGGIEDLESIREAVEASGSLEYTAQLARDYVARAIQCLEALPASEYRDALVELSEFAVARTH
- the rpmA gene encoding 50S ribosomal protein L27, with the translated sequence MAHKKAGGSTRNGRDSEAKRLGVKMYGGQVIIPGNIIVRQRGTQFHAGYGVGMGKDHTLFAKIDGVIKFEVKGAFNRRYVSIVPKTEVVAA